The following coding sequences are from one Pseudonocardia sp. EC080619-01 window:
- a CDS encoding dihydrofolate reductase family protein, with amino-acid sequence MSELLVDFITSLDGYASGEGWPGFWGLESPEYLAWLGEQPEVTYLMGANTYRLMSGFAGGEVPGGQDEFRAEEQASVDELTQAAKVVFSASLEAPPAWANSTLVRDDAVETVRAMKENGSGLLSTIGSLSLCRSLLRAGLVDRFRVVMFPVITGATGEERIYDGYPDLALTMIEHRTFDGGIQLVEYAPRVLEHPPLGAPA; translated from the coding sequence ATGTCAGAGCTTCTCGTCGACTTCATCACCTCGCTCGACGGCTACGCATCAGGGGAGGGGTGGCCCGGGTTCTGGGGCCTCGAGAGTCCGGAGTATCTCGCCTGGCTCGGCGAGCAGCCCGAGGTCACCTACCTGATGGGAGCGAACACCTACCGCCTGATGTCGGGTTTCGCCGGCGGCGAGGTCCCGGGCGGCCAGGACGAGTTCAGAGCCGAGGAACAGGCGTCGGTCGACGAGCTCACGCAGGCGGCCAAGGTGGTGTTCTCCGCCTCGCTCGAGGCGCCACCGGCCTGGGCGAACTCCACACTCGTCCGCGACGACGCCGTCGAGACGGTCCGCGCCATGAAGGAGAACGGCTCGGGGCTCCTCAGCACGATCGGCAGCCTCAGCCTGTGCCGGTCCCTGCTCCGTGCCGGGCTCGTCGACCGCTTCCGGGTCGTGATGTTCCCGGTGATCACCGGGGCGACGGGCGAAGAACGGATCTACGACGGCTATCCGGACCTCGCCCTGACGATGATCGAGCACCGCACCTTCGACGGCGGCATCCAGCTGGTCGAGTACGCGCCACGCGTCCTCGAGCACCCGCCGCTCGGCGCCCCTGCGTGA
- a CDS encoding GlxA family transcriptional regulator produces MSTTGAAHDVVVLVRPGVLSMELGLIHQIFGRARLADGAFGYRVRTCALRPGRIATDADFAVGVDHGIEILETAGTVVVPASYAADEEPGVLDGGLREALTGLPSSTRIASICTAAFVLAEAGLLDRQRATTHWMAFDHFRRRFPDVVLDPDALFTDNGRVLTSGGDACGIDMCLHLVRRDLGSAVANEVARRTIVPPFRRGGQTQYIPRAAPGTDRAPALTELREHLLADLARPVTLADLAERAGVSVRTLSRRFRDEIGMSPLEWMLRQRVAVARELLETTDLPVEQIAGRCGFGSGAGLRRHFTDAVGVSPRSYRSTFRGP; encoded by the coding sequence ATGTCGACCACCGGCGCGGCCCACGACGTCGTCGTGCTCGTACGGCCCGGGGTGCTGTCCATGGAGCTCGGGCTGATCCACCAGATCTTCGGCCGGGCCCGCCTGGCGGACGGCGCGTTCGGCTACCGGGTCCGCACCTGCGCGCTGCGACCCGGCCGGATCGCCACCGACGCGGACTTCGCCGTCGGTGTCGACCACGGGATCGAGATCCTGGAGACCGCGGGAACGGTCGTCGTCCCGGCCTCCTACGCCGCCGACGAGGAACCCGGCGTGCTCGACGGCGGTCTGCGCGAGGCACTCACCGGCCTGCCGTCGTCGACCCGGATCGCGTCGATCTGTACCGCCGCGTTCGTGCTGGCCGAGGCCGGGCTGCTGGACCGGCAGCGCGCGACCACGCACTGGATGGCCTTCGACCACTTCCGGCGGCGGTTCCCCGACGTCGTGCTCGACCCCGACGCACTGTTCACCGACAACGGGCGCGTCCTCACCTCCGGCGGCGACGCGTGCGGGATCGACATGTGCCTGCATCTCGTCCGGCGCGATCTCGGCTCGGCGGTGGCGAACGAGGTGGCCCGGCGGACGATCGTGCCTCCGTTCCGGCGCGGCGGCCAGACCCAGTACATCCCCCGGGCGGCCCCCGGGACGGACCGTGCGCCGGCCCTCACCGAGCTGCGCGAGCACCTGCTCGCCGATCTCGCCCGGCCGGTGACGCTCGCCGACCTCGCGGAGCGGGCCGGCGTGAGCGTCCGGACCCTCAGCCGGCGCTTCCGTGACGAGATCGGGATGAGCCCGCTGGAGTGGATGCTGCGCCAGCGCGTCGCGGTCGCGCGCGAGCTGCTCGAGACCACGGACCTGCCGGTCGAACAGATCGCCGGCCGTTGCGGGTTCGGATCCGGAGCAGGCCTGCGACGACACTTCACCGATGCGGTCGGGGTCTCCCCCCGCTCCTACCGGTCCACCTTCCGAGGACCGTGA
- a CDS encoding class I adenylate-forming enzyme family protein codes for MTVAVPAGTPGSVAEVLDRAAATAPDAPALVVGEEVTTFSRLRAGARALAGGLRSLGVGPGDHVAVWMPNGEPYVRAFYAAAYAGAVLVPMNTWHTPRELGYCLAQSDARVLLAEPDVPGTDAGAVLAELLPRLGTAEGPVTGFLSPQFPQLRAVVVDDRRLPGAVGPVTGPCPDPPDPRRAGDPAYILYTSGTTGAAKGVVLPADGVLADATLFGERLGITSGDRYYCPVPLFHAGGAIFVLLAAHVRGAAVVTHTRFDPVRALAAIRRHGCRITGGFEVTHLRLLDALDADPGPVPLEAAWWVGPASSCERVEKALGARLMNLYGMTEASGNVSATPLDRPLAERATTMGVVLAERVVEVVDPSSGEPVATGEAGEIRVSGWGLMSGYYRMPDRTAEKFDERGRLRTGDLGTLDDDGVLRFAGRADDALKVGGENVAPQEVEEVLTGHPAVEEIVVAGVPDPVYGHAVVAAARLRPGAHADGEALRAWARERLASYKVPRRIAVVDDFPRTSTGKIRRREMAARLEQQ; via the coding sequence GTGACCGTGGCCGTGCCGGCCGGGACACCCGGTTCGGTCGCCGAGGTCCTGGACCGGGCGGCGGCGACCGCACCGGACGCGCCCGCCCTCGTCGTCGGCGAGGAGGTGACGACGTTCTCCCGGTTGCGGGCAGGTGCACGCGCGCTCGCCGGCGGGCTGCGCTCGCTCGGTGTGGGGCCGGGTGACCATGTCGCGGTCTGGATGCCCAACGGCGAACCCTACGTGCGGGCCTTCTACGCGGCGGCCTACGCGGGCGCCGTCCTGGTCCCGATGAACACCTGGCACACCCCGCGCGAACTGGGCTACTGCCTGGCGCAGTCCGACGCCCGGGTCCTGCTGGCCGAGCCGGACGTACCGGGCACCGATGCAGGCGCGGTGCTCGCCGAGCTGCTCCCCCGGCTGGGCACGGCCGAGGGACCGGTCACGGGGTTCCTCTCGCCGCAGTTCCCGCAGCTGCGGGCCGTGGTCGTCGACGATCGCCGGTTGCCGGGCGCGGTGGGGCCGGTGACCGGGCCGTGTCCCGATCCACCGGACCCGCGACGGGCCGGCGATCCCGCCTACATCCTCTACACCTCCGGCACCACCGGCGCGGCGAAGGGCGTCGTGCTCCCGGCGGACGGGGTGCTGGCCGATGCCACACTGTTCGGCGAACGGCTCGGGATCACCTCGGGCGACCGGTACTACTGCCCGGTTCCCCTGTTCCATGCCGGTGGGGCGATCTTCGTCCTGCTGGCCGCCCACGTCCGCGGCGCCGCGGTGGTCACGCACACCCGGTTCGACCCGGTCCGCGCGCTCGCGGCGATCAGGCGGCACGGCTGCCGGATCACCGGCGGGTTCGAGGTCACGCACCTGAGGCTGCTCGATGCTCTCGACGCCGATCCCGGACCGGTTCCGCTGGAGGCGGCATGGTGGGTCGGGCCCGCGTCGTCGTGCGAGCGTGTGGAGAAGGCCCTGGGTGCGCGGTTGATGAACCTGTACGGCATGACCGAGGCGTCGGGGAACGTGTCCGCCACTCCCCTGGACCGGCCCCTTGCCGAACGGGCCACGACCATGGGCGTCGTCCTCGCCGAGCGGGTCGTCGAGGTGGTCGACCCGAGCTCCGGGGAACCGGTCGCCACCGGCGAGGCCGGCGAGATCCGGGTGTCGGGCTGGGGCCTGATGTCGGGCTACTACCGGATGCCCGACCGCACGGCCGAGAAGTTCGACGAGCGCGGCCGGTTGCGCACCGGCGACCTGGGCACCCTCGACGACGACGGGGTGCTCCGCTTCGCCGGGCGTGCCGACGACGCCCTGAAGGTCGGTGGGGAGAACGTCGCCCCGCAGGAGGTCGAGGAGGTCCTGACCGGGCACCCGGCCGTCGAGGAGATCGTCGTCGCGGGTGTGCCCGACCCGGTGTACGGGCACGCGGTGGTGGCCGCCGCCCGGTTGCGGCCCGGTGCCCACGCGGACGGAGAGGCCTTGCGCGCCTGGGCCCGGGAGCGTCTGGCCTCGTACAAGGTTCCCCGCCGGATCGCCGTGGTCGACGACTTCCCTCGCACGTCCACCGGAAAGATCCGCCGCCGCGAGATGGCCGCACGTCTGGAGCAGCAATGA
- a CDS encoding SDR family oxidoreductase: MSAPVAVVTGAARGIGAAEARDLAGRGYALVVNDVDAAVLAAADLGTGPVVRVPGDVGASGTAAELVGAALERFGRVDAVVSNAGVLRDRMTFSMSDDEWDEIVRINLRGTFLLVREAGAAWRARFKQTGEPTGGRLVTTSSRAALLANPGQANYAAAKAGVATLTQIAARELRRYGVTCNAVAPRAATRLMTGAFGEIDPEQEKQWAPEHVAAFVGFLCSPAAHDVTGQVFVVHGGEVALARPWQVGDPVTVHGATDTALRDLLDGAFGDDPPGIPDFRIGEDYPGGAR, translated from the coding sequence GTGAGCGCCCCGGTCGCGGTGGTGACCGGTGCCGCCCGGGGCATCGGCGCCGCCGAGGCACGCGATCTCGCCGGTCGCGGGTACGCACTCGTGGTCAACGACGTCGACGCCGCCGTGCTCGCCGCCGCAGACCTCGGTACCGGTCCGGTCGTACGGGTCCCCGGTGACGTCGGTGCGAGCGGCACGGCGGCCGAGCTGGTCGGGGCGGCGCTGGAACGCTTCGGCCGGGTCGACGCCGTGGTCTCCAACGCCGGTGTCCTGCGGGACCGGATGACGTTCTCGATGTCGGACGACGAGTGGGACGAGATCGTCCGGATCAACCTGCGCGGCACCTTCCTGCTGGTCCGGGAGGCGGGAGCGGCCTGGCGGGCCCGGTTCAAGCAGACGGGAGAGCCCACCGGCGGACGGCTGGTCACGACCAGCTCGCGGGCGGCGCTGCTGGCCAACCCCGGGCAGGCGAACTACGCGGCGGCCAAGGCCGGCGTCGCGACACTGACCCAGATCGCGGCGCGGGAGCTGCGCCGCTACGGCGTGACCTGCAACGCGGTCGCCCCACGGGCCGCGACCCGGCTGATGACCGGGGCGTTCGGGGAGATCGATCCCGAGCAGGAGAAGCAGTGGGCGCCCGAGCACGTGGCGGCGTTCGTCGGGTTCCTCTGCAGCCCGGCGGCACACGACGTCACGGGGCAGGTGTTCGTGGTCCACGGCGGCGAGGTCGCGCTCGCCCGGCCCTGGCAGGTCGGCGACCCGGTCACCGTCCACGGCGCCACCGACACCGCGCTGCGCGACCTGCTCGACGGCGCGTTCGGTGACGACCCGCCGGGGATCCCGGACTTCCGGATCGGGGAGGACTATCCGGGAGGGGCCCGGTGA
- a CDS encoding phosphotriesterase — protein MTVRTVTGDLDADQLGRTLVHEHVFTGLPGLELDGRLQLDADSAVERAASWLTAAAGHGVGTVVDATPMNWYRRPDLMRRISERSGVAVVASTGLYTERMGWPFHLKLLRATELADVFTREIEHGMAGTDVRAGMIKIATGQESVGKYERRAIEAAVLAQQRTGAGILTHNEGPTGALQQLEAFTDAGADLSRVLIGHCDNSTAAEYHREIAERGAHVGFDRVGHYTITPDGPRHEAILALLGTHPDRVLLSHDAVAASLGEFFSTEEDPRWEEFGFTFLFREVLPWLVDRGVSTEVLDRVLVDNPRRLLAG, from the coding sequence ATGACCGTCCGTACCGTGACCGGCGACCTCGACGCCGACCAGCTCGGCCGCACACTGGTGCACGAGCACGTCTTCACCGGCCTGCCGGGCCTGGAGCTCGACGGCAGGCTGCAGCTCGATGCCGACTCCGCCGTCGAACGCGCGGCGAGCTGGCTGACCGCAGCGGCCGGTCACGGTGTCGGCACCGTCGTCGATGCGACACCGATGAACTGGTACCGCCGGCCCGACCTGATGCGCCGGATCAGCGAGCGCAGCGGCGTCGCCGTCGTCGCCAGCACCGGGCTCTACACCGAGCGGATGGGCTGGCCGTTCCATCTGAAGCTGCTGCGGGCCACCGAGCTGGCCGACGTGTTCACCCGCGAGATCGAGCACGGTATGGCCGGTACCGACGTGCGGGCCGGGATGATCAAGATCGCGACCGGGCAGGAGAGCGTCGGCAAGTACGAGCGTCGCGCGATCGAGGCGGCCGTGCTCGCCCAGCAGCGCACCGGTGCCGGGATCCTCACCCACAACGAGGGCCCGACCGGGGCGCTGCAGCAGCTCGAGGCGTTCACCGATGCCGGGGCGGACCTGTCGCGGGTCCTGATCGGACACTGCGACAACAGCACCGCCGCGGAGTACCACCGCGAGATCGCCGAGCGCGGCGCGCACGTCGGTTTCGACCGGGTCGGTCACTACACGATCACCCCGGACGGTCCCCGCCACGAGGCGATTCTCGCGCTGCTGGGTACCCACCCGGACCGGGTCCTGCTCAGCCACGACGCCGTCGCGGCCTCGCTGGGCGAGTTCTTCAGCACCGAGGAGGACCCGCGCTGGGAGGAGTTCGGGTTCACCTTCCTGTTCCGGGAGGTGCTGCCGTGGCTGGTGGACCGCGGTGTGAGCACCGAGGTGCTCGACCGTGTCCTCGTCGACAACCCGCGGCGCCTGCTCGCGGGCTGA